Proteins encoded by one window of Candidatus Stoquefichus sp. SB1:
- a CDS encoding RluA family pseudouridine synthase, which produces MRYQVHYPYLTLMIDSPISIEDLFKEFHLSKKTIHLLKQNKAYTVNKRFVSPTTILIKGDQISFKAFQSDDGMYPPVYQDLDIIYEDEFLLVVNKPPFLQVFPSDPSQTDSLSNLVSGYYHQQGYDLPVRFLHRLDYETSGLVIFCKCAFVQPLLDYQLSIKEIHRHYLAIVEGIVDDYKTHRIHLPIGHDRHHNQKMIVTHRGKEACTYYQCLSHNDQFSILSCTLTTGRKHQIRVHLAHIKRPILGDKLYNVPSPLISHQALHAYQLVFVHPITKEKMTLVCHPPADMQNIIHMIDPIL; this is translated from the coding sequence ATGAGATATCAAGTTCATTACCCTTATTTAACATTAATGATTGATTCACCTATTTCAATTGAAGATCTATTTAAAGAATTTCATTTATCTAAAAAAACAATTCATCTCTTAAAACAAAATAAAGCTTATACAGTCAATAAACGTTTTGTCTCACCAACAACAATTCTGATTAAAGGTGATCAAATCAGTTTCAAAGCTTTTCAGTCAGATGATGGTATGTATCCACCCGTTTATCAAGATTTAGATATTATTTATGAAGATGAGTTTTTATTAGTTGTTAATAAACCACCCTTTTTACAGGTCTTTCCAAGTGATCCATCACAAACAGATTCATTATCCAATCTGGTCAGTGGCTATTATCATCAGCAAGGTTATGATTTACCTGTTCGTTTTTTGCACCGCTTAGATTATGAAACAAGTGGCTTAGTGATTTTCTGTAAATGCGCTTTTGTTCAGCCATTACTTGATTATCAGCTTTCTATAAAAGAAATCCATCGTCACTATTTAGCCATTGTTGAAGGCATTGTGGATGATTATAAAACCCATCGTATTCATCTACCAATTGGACATGATCGTCATCATAATCAAAAAATGATTGTGACTCATCGTGGCAAAGAAGCATGTACTTATTATCAATGTCTAAGCCATAATGATCAGTTTTCGATACTTTCCTGTACCTTAACAACCGGTCGTAAACATCAGATTCGTGTCCACTTAGCTCATATAAAACGACCCATATTAGGTGATAAGCTTTATAATGTGCCTTCACCACTTATTTCTCATCAGGCTTTACATGCTTATCAGCTGGTATTTGTGCATCCTATTACAAAAGAAAAGATGACACTTGTTTGTCATCCACCTGCTGATATGCAAAATATTATTCATATGATTGATCCTATTTTATAG